TACGAAGCAGATCAGGATGATCCATGGGAATACAGCTGGGTTGCTTTTCAAGGCAGCAATAGTTCTTCCTTTTTACAGCAGGCCTGTCTGTCCGAGCATCACCCGATTTTTGAACTGGGCAATGAGGATGACGAGATGCGATCCTGCCTGCACCGAATGATCAATTCCCGCAATACCCACAAAGGTTGGGAGATTAGCATGACTGGTTTGCTGTATCAATTCTTCTCCATTTTGATTGATCAGGCCAACTCCGAGCATCTTCAACCCATGCCGGATTATTCGAAGGAAACGTACGTTACGCAAGTGATGGACTTTATCGAAATGAACTACGCCAATGCCATTACCGTGCAATCCATCGCAGCCCATGTCGGTTTGCAGCGCAGTTATCTGTGCTCTCTCTTCAAGGACCAGATGGGAAGCAGTATTCAGTCGTATCTGGTTCATTACCGGATGCGCAGGGCTGCCGAATTGACCCTTGATCCGGGTCTGACCATTGGTGATATTGCCCGTTCTGTGGGCTATACCGATCAATTGCTTTTCTCCAAAATGTTCAAAAAAGTGATGGGCGAAGCGCCCACCTATTATCGCAAACATAAAACAGCACCCTCCCAGTTAAGTTGTTAATTGGGAAGGTGCTGTTTTTGCCAATCGTTTATCCTATAATCGTTATTCCTTACATTCTTTTCATTGGTTTATACCGTCTCCGGCATGGATATGCCAACAACTTGCACTTTGATTTCATCGACCATAACGCCGGCTAATTGTTCTACAGCCTGTTGAACATTATGTTGAAGTTCACGACAGACCTCGTGCATCTTGTTGCCATATTGAATGTTGATGCGCAACTGAATGGTTGCCTGATCGTCTTTGACGTGTACGTCAATCCCTTTTTGCAGACTCTTGCCGCTGATACTCTTGGCAATCCCTTCAGTCAGTCCAACGGACATGGAGGATACGCCAGCCGTTGATTGAGCGGCCATCCCCACGATCTTGGATAACACATCATTCGAGATGTGAATGGTACCCATTTGAACAGATTGAGGTGCGATATATTCAGGTTCATTGTATTGTTTTTCGATAATTTCAGACATGTGCTCCACTCCTTCGAATAATTAAATTCTATGCATTCTGCCATTTGTCCTTGAAGAACATGTTATAGATTCGAACCAAAAGAATTTTAACGATCATATAAACCGGGATAATAATCAGGATGGCAATAATTCCACCCAGGTCGCCTGCACCCAACACCAGAATGATGGTCGTGAGCGGGTGAATATCCAGCTTTTTGCCGAATACGTACGGTGCTACCAGGTTGTCCTGAATCTGCTGAGCGACGAGAATAATAATCAGAGACCAGATGGCAACCGATGGTGATACCACGAGACCCATGATCACAATAGGTACGGACGACACAATCGCGCCGATAAACGGAACAAAGTTCATGATGACCGCAATAACCGTGAGCAGTAATGCGTACGGTAGTCCAATGATCAGGAAACCAATATACATCAATACACCCAGCGCCAGATTCACCAAAACTCTTCCCACAATAAAACCACTCAGTGCCTGATCAATCTCAATTACAACTTCACGGCTGTCATTTTGGAAACGTTTTGGAGCGATATGTGCCAGTTTACGACCAAATTTCTCGCCTTGTAACAGCATATAGAACAAAAGGATCGGTAGTGTAAACAAGATGATCGCAAAACTGGAAACAAGTGAGAAAAATCCACTTACATAGTTGGTTACAAAGTTAAATCCTTTGTTGATATACTCCGTGATCTGGGAGAAAGGTGTCGAGCCCTCAGGGAACAAGGCCTGAATGGCACCATTTTGCTCCAGCTCTCTCAGCTGTTCACTTAATGAATTAATTAGACTTGGTGCGTTATCAACCAGATTGATCAGTTGCTCACGTAACGATGGCCATAAACCAATGATGAAGAACACTCCCAGAATAGCAATAACCAGATAGATTAGCAAAATACTTAGCGTGCGATTTATTTTCTTTTTCTCCATATAATTCACAAGCGGCCTTAGCAGATAATAAAAGAACACCGACAACATCATCGGCACGGTAATGACCGTGATCATGGTGACGAGCGGCTGAAAGATGAAGCTTACACGTGATAATAAATAGATATTAACCAATATCAGCGCCAGTGCAATACTGAACCGGACAAACGTATTTACTTTGAACAAAATATTTCCCTCCACATGGACATTTCTTCTCTTATTTAATTTGGAATCTCAATGGTAAAAACGGTGGTCTCTCGCCCACGCCGGGAAAGGATCAGCCGTCCGCCCATTTTCTCTGTATTACGTCGTGCGATGGACAAACCAAGTCCGGTGCCTCCTGTCGCTGTCCGCGCCTCATCCCCTCGTACAAACGGGTCAAAGATGGTTGACCACAGTTCTTGTGGTATGCCCACTCCGTTATCTGCCACCTCTATCACCACATGGGTATGAAGCGGAATGAGTTCGACGCGCAGTTCGGTCCCGATTGGATTATAAGACAGAGCATTGGTAATCAGATTCTGGATGACTCTGGATAACAGCTCCGGATCGTACCTCGCGTAGATCACCTCATCAGGAACAAGTACATGAAGGACAAACTGTTTCTGTTCAATCTCCCCATAGGTATCTGCCATAATCTCGCGCAGGAATTCTCCAATCTCTCTTCTCTGAATATGCATGCGAAAATCGGGCGAATCCACCTTGAGCAGCTCCAGCATATTCTGTATCATGCGTGCAACTTGAACAGACTTGTTATAGATGTATCCCAGGTATCTTTGCTGCCTGTCCTTGTCCTCCCCACGTCCTTCCACCAATGCCTGCGCATATCCCTGTATGGATGTTATCGGTGTCTTCAGATCATGTGATAAGTCTACAATCAGTCGCTGTTTGCTCTCTTCGGCGTAACGTT
The nucleotide sequence above comes from Paenibacillus sp. W2I17. Encoded proteins:
- a CDS encoding AraC family transcriptional regulator, giving the protein MITYMFKNNHFQELQLLHYGTEACTPGHHFGPAMRDYYKIHYILNGKGTFEVGGKTYTLHKGQGFLIVPHSVVHYEADQDDPWEYSWVAFQGSNSSSFLQQACLSEHHPIFELGNEDDEMRSCLHRMINSRNTHKGWEISMTGLLYQFFSILIDQANSEHLQPMPDYSKETYVTQVMDFIEMNYANAITVQSIAAHVGLQRSYLCSLFKDQMGSSIQSYLVHYRMRRAAELTLDPGLTIGDIARSVGYTDQLLFSKMFKKVMGEAPTYYRKHKTAPSQLSC
- a CDS encoding Asp23/Gls24 family envelope stress response protein, whose translation is MSEIIEKQYNEPEYIAPQSVQMGTIHISNDVLSKIVGMAAQSTAGVSSMSVGLTEGIAKSISGKSLQKGIDVHVKDDQATIQLRINIQYGNKMHEVCRELQHNVQQAVEQLAGVMVDEIKVQVVGISMPETV
- a CDS encoding AI-2E family transporter yields the protein MFKVNTFVRFSIALALILVNIYLLSRVSFIFQPLVTMITVITVPMMLSVFFYYLLRPLVNYMEKKKINRTLSILLIYLVIAILGVFFIIGLWPSLREQLINLVDNAPSLINSLSEQLRELEQNGAIQALFPEGSTPFSQITEYINKGFNFVTNYVSGFFSLVSSFAIILFTLPILLFYMLLQGEKFGRKLAHIAPKRFQNDSREVVIEIDQALSGFIVGRVLVNLALGVLMYIGFLIIGLPYALLLTVIAVIMNFVPFIGAIVSSVPIVIMGLVVSPSVAIWSLIIILVAQQIQDNLVAPYVFGKKLDIHPLTTIILVLGAGDLGGIIAILIIIPVYMIVKILLVRIYNMFFKDKWQNA